The following are encoded in a window of Ruminiclostridium herbifermentans genomic DNA:
- a CDS encoding IS110 family transposase, translated as MHKDTHTAVVMDCWTNKIGEITFANRPSAYDKFITDVKKLYGNLQPIFGLEDTRGFGRNFASYLLGHKYTVKHINPAYTDAMRSSAPMSKKDDSYDAFCVAKILRDMLDTLPDESHDDLFWTIRQLVKRRDSIVQGIIIAKNQLNAQLTYVYPSYKEYFCDVDTKTAMYFWETYPHPKYLKGVQPEALLEELRKVHRGTTVKKVNQILTLSEENSPKEKDYQDERDLVIKSLVRELKFRKQENEDIDRELERLIQLTGYKLHTMPGINLITAASIISEIGNIERFPNSNKLAQFSGVAPVNFSSAGKGKDQRSRQGNRVLNAIFHFLAIQLV; from the coding sequence ATGCATAAAGACACACATACAGCGGTAGTTATGGACTGCTGGACAAATAAAATAGGTGAAATCACCTTTGCAAACAGACCATCGGCATATGATAAATTCATAACTGATGTGAAAAAGCTGTATGGTAATTTACAGCCGATATTCGGCTTAGAAGACACTAGAGGCTTTGGAAGGAACTTTGCTTCCTACCTTTTGGGGCATAAATACACTGTCAAGCATATAAATCCTGCTTATACAGATGCAATGCGTTCAAGTGCCCCCATGTCCAAAAAGGATGATTCCTATGATGCTTTCTGTGTAGCAAAGATACTTAGGGATATGTTGGACACACTGCCAGATGAGAGCCATGATGATTTATTCTGGACAATCCGTCAATTGGTAAAACGCAGGGATTCGATTGTACAAGGAATTATTATTGCTAAAAATCAGCTAAATGCCCAGCTTACATATGTTTACCCAAGCTACAAGGAATATTTCTGTGATGTTGATACCAAAACAGCGATGTACTTTTGGGAAACATATCCACACCCCAAATACCTCAAAGGCGTTCAACCAGAAGCTCTTTTGGAAGAATTGAGGAAGGTGCATAGGGGTACAACTGTAAAGAAAGTGAATCAAATATTGACATTATCAGAAGAGAACAGCCCAAAGGAGAAGGATTATCAAGACGAGCGTGACCTTGTTATCAAGAGCCTTGTGCGGGAATTAAAGTTCAGAAAGCAGGAAAATGAGGATATCGACAGAGAATTGGAAAGGCTGATTCAGCTTACAGGCTATAAGCTTCACACAATGCCGGGTATAAACCTTATCACAGCAGCAAGCATTATTTCAGAGATAGGTAATATTGAAAGGTTTCCTAACTCTAACAAGCTAGCTCAATTTAGCGGGGTAGCTCCAGTTAATTTCAGTTCTGCCGGAAAGGGCAAAGACCAACGCAGCAGACAGGGGAACAGGGTTTTAAATGCTATATTTCATTTCCTTGCAATCCAATTGGTATAA
- a CDS encoding immunity protein YezG family protein — protein METVEMERIFGKVAQKVVQMIPEEWTKVFIYGEILEDVQKGFFYYLTKDRNQPIYSYYIPKLFGVPKGKYGEQREEFLNSLQELWEVFNNNGEQVWTSLTMILESTGKFKIDYDYEDLTEADDHERLIIWKYKYLGLTPEDEDDKEFLEEYLKNAKTDISQDI, from the coding sequence ATGGAAACGGTCGAAATGGAGAGAATATTTGGTAAGGTAGCTCAAAAGGTTGTGCAAATGATTCCAGAAGAATGGACAAAAGTATTTATCTATGGTGAGATATTGGAAGATGTTCAAAAAGGTTTTTTCTATTATCTTACTAAAGATAGAAATCAGCCAATTTACAGCTATTATATTCCAAAACTATTTGGTGTACCTAAGGGAAAATATGGAGAACAGAGAGAAGAGTTTCTAAATTCTCTTCAAGAACTGTGGGAAGTATTTAATAATAATGGTGAACAAGTATGGACAAGTTTAACAATGATTCTGGAGAGTACAGGAAAATTTAAAATTGACTATGACTATGAGGATTTAACTGAGGCGGATGATCATGAAAGACTTATAATATGGAAATATAAGTATCTTGGTTTAACTCCTGAGGATGAAGATGACAAAGAATTTTTAGAAGAATATTTGAAAAATGCGAAAACCGATATATCACAGGACATATAA
- a CDS encoding DNA/RNA non-specific endonuclease → MQTQKSADQKSEQSSGRVSNNLKNVPASQKPTTKNSTVRTTEYRKMIEICLTDPDSVTRDEFIAFQSAMGYGQTVRLLEEGKRRKMARNGENKGAEANSAADNLKQKVDIAKSAKNEVDSKNEMQTDKVSTANSLTKTIIDTAKTKKNEPVAEQKTAAQSTAKTDAQAEQKTATQSATKTAAPAAAKTAAQPAAKTAAPAAAKTAAQPAAKTTASAAANTAAQPAAKTTAPAAAKTAAQPAAKTAAPAAPITAAQPAAKTTAPAAANTAAQPAAKTVAPAAANAAAQPAAKTVAPAAANTAAQPAAKTAAPAAANTVAQPAAKTTAPAAPITAAQSAVQATPNTAQKSAAQAVNNAVAQKKQKAVGTVGNVSAQAEPKEERKEKATEKSALETVLPTADKKAEQKAQKPAAETSSKATEEPSSKNQTNKEKNKEGNKADSSKSEGGSALGKGEGGAQGPSAQKINDSLKPKREVKPAPKITGENPGEILSKLGSADATQVINTFSEANAASQGAFDKEKDKAQKLLPEIPTPTGLEPVDKQGNTDKKQNSITHKAIDAFKSAKTGGKAQEGNIQDFNLPESEDLDADDVMREAKACTKNPPEIGMTGEADPSQIDGFESEASQSVENSKQAEVSQIKRDFGENNIAPLIDNTILKAKETIRAAAPKKFDIKKMEPINPEVASRVDPSLNDTLQAYMSQQNSEYEKGKAEYDAGVMAEKAAADEKIESHKAEAKEKQLMEQEKAKADVEGYREQWQGEIDQATAEYDTEANAEVEGKKKEVGDIKEEKDNEVKSTLKTAEADAEKECDTAKKEADEKEKEGEKEKKSWLGQAWDWVKDKAQKVVDGVKKAISGIFNALRSAVKTIFEKAKKAALDLIEAGRKLIVDCIKGLGEILKKLVNKLLEKFPAIAEKICALIDKAVNAAVEAVNKIAEGLKKAVTFVLDTMAKGLDNLFAGLEKLYNGIMDGLKKFLSMDFMEMLKVALEAAQIAAELALAFATGGGSVLVQIAKWLATTLPGLISKAKSIIGFVNTIRSIKLSDIKEMLSPSGLADFLVKGLFGELKALPGAEGEKEEKEGAEPASSGAEKGLVKILNTLTMVFNKIKGVYGKVAGAINKVLPAINITNKKWFDPFSMVYAGVVKVIEVAQNPAQALSEGVEKLKEAAGNFFGGIKTKITSVAGSIKEKVAILGKPAELLKLIINKGVDMVLNFIIMNPPSALLKALFKLIEAVAGKSLVELIRQTIPFADALLNKIAESGPIQSIASPLQEPINKVSGAIDDVTSGVTGIVDDAEQKAMSAFGSGEKLIAGFIGGGSKGGGQAGGKAGGKDGGGKGGGGDFFGTLKSGIHTRLVSLGEQNLKNKGKEFAKAAVDKGKEAVAGAAGKLKQMLTPKVKFKLGNEDHELWVERGKNKNVVMMASEEGPVEDKVKLDNIAKDKVESIKNDNPDNIADKPNDTIKKENEIIAAIKKSNPEGTLKTAGVSEAREVKYGEHLTKDGRKTVLKPNVTYTTNEGYSYSTDEKGRIRSVEGVLQLGLAERNEYAQKTVGREDRLSEDDGGHLIASIFKGSGGLDNLVAMDGNLNKGEWKKLENMWANALKGKDGKKKINPKPVKLDIEVVYKGDSQRPAKFNIVYQIGKGDPIEVTFLNKKGGK, encoded by the coding sequence ACTGCAGCTCAGTCAACTGCAAAGACAGACGCTCAGGCTGAACAAAAGACAGCTACCCAATCGGCGACAAAGACAGCAGCCCCAGCAGCAGCGAAAACAGCGGCTCAGCCAGCAGCAAAGACAGCAGCCCCTGCAGCAGCGAAAACCGCAGCTCAGCCAGCAGCAAAGACGACAGCTTCTGCAGCAGCGAATACAGCAGCTCAGCCAGCAGCAAAGACGACAGCTCCTGCAGCAGCGAAAACAGCGGCTCAGCCAGCAGCAAAGACGGCAGCTCCTGCAGCACCTATAACAGCGGCCCAGCCAGCAGCAAAGACGACAGCTCCTGCAGCAGCGAATACAGCGGCTCAGCCAGCAGCAAAGACGGTAGCCCCAGCAGCAGCGAATGCAGCGGCCCAGCCAGCAGCAAAGACGGTAGCCCCAGCAGCAGCGAATACAGCGGCCCAGCCAGCAGCAAAGACGGCAGCTCCAGCAGCAGCGAATACAGTGGCTCAGCCAGCAGCAAAGACGACAGCTCCTGCAGCACCTATAACAGCGGCTCAGTCAGCAGTTCAGGCAACACCGAATACAGCACAAAAGTCAGCAGCCCAAGCTGTTAACAATGCAGTAGCACAAAAAAAACAAAAAGCAGTAGGGACAGTAGGAAATGTATCGGCGCAGGCAGAACCAAAAGAGGAACGAAAGGAAAAAGCCACTGAGAAATCAGCGCTAGAAACAGTGTTACCTACAGCTGACAAGAAAGCTGAACAAAAAGCACAGAAGCCAGCCGCAGAAACATCTTCAAAAGCAACTGAGGAGCCATCTTCAAAAAATCAAACTAATAAGGAGAAAAACAAAGAAGGCAATAAAGCTGATTCTTCAAAGTCAGAGGGAGGCTCTGCTCTTGGAAAAGGAGAAGGAGGAGCACAAGGCCCAAGCGCTCAAAAAATTAATGATAGTCTTAAACCCAAAAGAGAAGTAAAGCCTGCACCTAAAATAACTGGTGAGAATCCTGGAGAAATATTGAGTAAGTTAGGTAGTGCAGATGCAACTCAGGTTATAAATACCTTCTCTGAGGCAAATGCTGCTTCACAAGGAGCCTTTGATAAGGAAAAAGATAAAGCTCAGAAGTTATTACCTGAAATACCGACACCTACAGGATTAGAACCTGTAGATAAACAGGGTAATACAGATAAAAAGCAGAATTCAATAACACATAAGGCTATAGATGCCTTTAAGTCTGCAAAAACAGGTGGAAAAGCACAGGAAGGAAATATTCAGGACTTTAATTTGCCTGAATCAGAAGACCTTGACGCTGATGATGTAATGAGGGAGGCAAAGGCTTGCACTAAGAATCCTCCTGAAATTGGTATGACAGGAGAAGCAGACCCATCACAAATAGATGGCTTTGAGTCAGAAGCTTCTCAAAGTGTTGAGAATTCCAAACAGGCTGAAGTAAGTCAAATTAAAAGAGATTTTGGAGAAAACAATATAGCACCATTAATTGATAATACTATATTGAAAGCAAAAGAAACAATACGTGCTGCAGCACCGAAAAAATTTGATATAAAGAAAATGGAACCAATAAATCCTGAGGTAGCTTCAAGAGTAGATCCTTCTTTAAATGATACACTGCAAGCTTACATGAGCCAGCAAAACAGTGAATATGAAAAAGGAAAAGCTGAATATGATGCAGGTGTAATGGCTGAAAAAGCAGCAGCAGATGAGAAAATAGAGAGCCACAAGGCAGAAGCCAAAGAAAAGCAGCTAATGGAGCAGGAAAAAGCAAAAGCGGATGTAGAAGGCTATAGAGAACAATGGCAAGGAGAAATTGATCAAGCTACTGCAGAATATGATACTGAAGCAAATGCTGAAGTGGAAGGTAAGAAAAAAGAAGTAGGAGATATAAAGGAAGAAAAGGACAACGAAGTAAAATCAACTCTTAAAACTGCCGAAGCTGATGCAGAAAAGGAATGTGATACAGCAAAGAAAGAGGCAGATGAGAAAGAAAAAGAAGGAGAGAAAGAGAAAAAAAGTTGGTTAGGACAAGCTTGGGACTGGGTTAAAGATAAAGCTCAAAAAGTAGTAGATGGTGTTAAAAAAGCAATTAGTGGTATATTTAATGCACTCAGAAGCGCAGTAAAAACTATATTTGAAAAAGCTAAAAAGGCAGCTCTAGATTTAATTGAAGCAGGACGTAAATTGATAGTTGATTGTATAAAAGGATTAGGAGAGATCCTTAAAAAGCTTGTTAATAAGCTATTAGAAAAATTCCCTGCTATAGCTGAGAAAATATGTGCATTAATCGATAAAGCAGTTAATGCCGCTGTAGAAGCTGTAAATAAAATAGCAGAAGGTTTGAAAAAAGCAGTAACTTTTGTTTTAGATACAATGGCAAAAGGACTTGACAACTTATTTGCAGGCTTAGAAAAGCTGTATAACGGAATTATGGATGGTTTGAAGAAGTTCCTGAGTATGGACTTTATGGAGATGCTAAAAGTTGCACTAGAAGCTGCACAGATAGCAGCAGAACTTGCATTGGCATTTGCAACTGGTGGAGGAAGCGTTTTGGTACAAATTGCTAAGTGGCTTGCTACTACACTTCCAGGACTTATTAGTAAAGCTAAGTCTATTATAGGATTTGTAAATACAATTAGAAGTATCAAGCTTAGTGATATAAAAGAAATGCTTAGTCCGTCTGGATTAGCAGATTTCCTTGTAAAAGGACTCTTTGGAGAACTTAAAGCATTACCAGGAGCAGAAGGCGAGAAGGAGGAAAAAGAAGGAGCCGAACCTGCAAGTAGTGGCGCAGAAAAGGGATTAGTAAAAATCCTGAATACTCTTACAATGGTATTTAATAAAATTAAGGGAGTGTATGGAAAAGTTGCAGGTGCAATAAATAAAGTACTCCCAGCAATTAATATCACTAATAAAAAGTGGTTTGATCCATTCAGCATGGTATATGCCGGAGTTGTAAAGGTTATTGAGGTAGCTCAAAATCCTGCACAGGCATTAAGTGAAGGAGTAGAAAAACTTAAAGAAGCAGCCGGTAATTTCTTTGGCGGTATAAAGACAAAGATAACTTCAGTTGCGGGAAGTATTAAGGAAAAGGTAGCAATCCTTGGAAAGCCAGCAGAGTTGCTCAAATTGATAATCAATAAGGGTGTTGACATGGTACTGAACTTCATAATAATGAATCCACCTTCAGCTCTCTTAAAAGCATTATTTAAACTGATAGAAGCAGTTGCTGGAAAATCTCTTGTAGAACTGATACGTCAGACTATACCGTTTGCAGATGCTTTACTTAATAAAATAGCTGAATCAGGTCCTATACAGTCTATAGCGTCACCATTACAAGAGCCTATAAATAAGGTGAGCGGTGCCATAGATGATGTTACTTCAGGAGTAACAGGTATTGTGGATGATGCAGAGCAGAAAGCTATGTCAGCATTTGGCAGTGGCGAGAAACTTATAGCAGGCTTTATTGGAGGCGGAAGTAAAGGCGGAGGCCAAGCTGGAGGTAAAGCTGGCGGTAAAGACGGCGGAGGAAAAGGCGGTGGCGGAGACTTCTTCGGCACTCTAAAATCCGGAATACATACAAGATTGGTATCATTAGGAGAACAAAATCTGAAAAACAAGGGCAAGGAGTTTGCGAAGGCTGCAGTTGATAAAGGTAAGGAAGCTGTGGCTGGTGCGGCAGGCAAACTCAAGCAAATGCTTACACCAAAAGTCAAGTTCAAGCTAGGCAATGAAGACCATGAGTTGTGGGTTGAAAGAGGCAAGAATAAGAATGTTGTAATGATGGCGAGTGAAGAAGGACCTGTAGAAGATAAGGTAAAACTTGACAATATCGCTAAAGATAAAGTAGAATCAATAAAGAATGATAATCCTGACAATATTGCAGATAAGCCAAATGACACCATTAAAAAAGAAAATGAAATAATAGCAGCAATTAAAAAATCGAATCCTGAGGGAACGCTAAAGACTGCGGGAGTAAGTGAAGCTAGAGAGGTAAAGTATGGAGAGCATCTTACTAAAGATGGAAGGAAAACAGTTTTAAAACCCAACGTAACTTATACTACCAATGAAGGATACTCATATTCTACTGATGAAAAAGGTCGTATCAGAAGTGTAGAAGGAGTATTGCAGTTAGGTTTAGCCGAAAGAAATGAATATGCTCAAAAAACGGTAGGCAGGGAAGATAGGTTATCTGAAGATGATGGTGGTCATTTAATAGCAAGTATATTTAAAGGCTCAGGTGGTTTGGATAATCTAGTAGCTATGGATGGAAATTTGAACAAAGGCGAATGGAAAAAACTCGAAAATATGTGGGCTAATGCTTTAAAAGGCAAGGATGGTAAAAAGAAGATCAACCCGAAACCCGTAAAACTAGATATTGAAGTAGTATATAAAGGAGATTCTCAACGCCCTGCTAAATTTAATATAGTTTATCAGATTGGTAAGGGTGACCCTATTGAAGTAACATTTTTAAATAAAAAAGGGGGAAAATAA